The DNA segment tcctgttataagggacttaagaagttttgagaaatttgaGCCTGGAGTTCGCACACTTATACCACCCAAACTGCCTTCATACCCCAATAATGACGTCAATCCCACAATTTATTCCTTAAGATGAaacatttgttaattttctaCTTGGGCCTGTTCAAGTTATTGAGAATCAGGTTTGTTGTCATATTACATGGTTCCTTTTATGTAgtttcactttttaaattttttcGGAATATCATGTAGAGCATCCATGAACTATGCTTAGAAATGACCATTGGTATAAAGATTACAGGTACTAGATCATATTTATGACGGTATCAGCTGGAACACAATTCTTATCTGGATAAAAGTCTTGTAAAGAGTATTGGTAAGTaaagttttaagtgaaaaattGGAGTCAATaaccatttttgtttataatttaatgcAAGCCAATGTACAATGACCATGAGATATTAACTACAGATTAATCGGGATCTTTCTACCAGACTCCATGCTCTGTTTAGTTACTTAACCCTTATTCTCACATTGTGTTCATGCTCTTAGATAGATATTCCATGTCAATAACCcctgtcattttattttcacaatgaTCCATCataaaaaagtgatattgaAATACTGTAGTTATGCATGTGTATCATAGGGACAACACTCTACTGGTGTTCTTGTAAGAGCCATAGGACTTGCCACACATTTGTGCTTTAGTCATTTGAATTTGTTAAATAGTTTCCGAGAAACGATTGTCATAGCTTAACACTGTTATCACTGACATATACTGATTGTCTACCCCGACACCTAGGGtataacaaacctgtttttttATTCCTTGAAAAAAAAGAGCATAAAATGAATGATAGGGATGCTTTCACAACACAATTGTGTGCTTTCACAACAAACATGTGTCAAAATCCTAGtggtcaattattttaaaaaaagagagaaaaaaagaCATCAAAATAGTACTTGACAGATCTTTTACTGCCACATAAGAGTAAAATGGCATTTCTTTACACGACAGATAGTGgtaaaataagcacaagcctgTAAGCCAAGTCCTCGTAAAGTGTTTGCCgggcttgttcaaaattaaGACTAGACATAGCCAGGCTTGTTAGATTTTCTTAAGCCAAGTAGTAATGTAAGAATTCCAGCTTGTTTATTCAAGAGTGTTATTCTGATAATGGCTACATAGTATGCTACTGCCTATACCTCGTCCCTGTCATACTCCATAAGCAGGTTCTTGGTGGCGTACAATGTCGGGTGGGCCCAGGGGGAGGGTTCCTGCCAGTGACGATTTAGGTCAAAACCCATCAACGAGCACCTGCAACAGTAAATGGATGGATATTAAACTCAGGTTTTATCATATTCCATTAGCAGGTTCTCATTGGTATACAATGTCAGTTGGGCAAAAGCGGAGGATCCTGCCACGGACAATTCAGGACAAAACCCATCGATGAACATCTTTCACTAGAAACACACTGGATTTGTTTCCTTCCAGTAGTAGATTCTCGTTGGCATACAATTTTGGGTGTGCAAAGGAGGGCGGTATCTACCACTGACAATTCAGGTTAAACCCATTCAACGAGCACCTGGAACTCAAAAGACACTGGATtagaaactgttgttttatcatattcCATTATTCCATTAGCAGCTTCTCATTGGAGTTCAATGTTTGGTGGGACCAGGGGGACGGTTCCTGCCAGTAAAGATTGAGGTCAAAACCCTTTTAAAAGCAACATGATATGACTAGACAGGATGGATTGAAAACAGCAGTTGGGTCATTAGGGAACAAAAATCAGTCTTAAATCATAATCGATGACTGAAATATTAGCCAAGCCATTTCAATCATTTCAATGAGTTCAAGAACAATGAGTAAACATGAAAGCAAATTCTTATCTTctatttttgatgttttgaaatatttttttaacaataagcTATAGTTTTTTCGCTGaattcaaaaatgatttatacTATTGTTCtaccttttttatttgtatagaGGATAAAGTAACATAGCAATTTTATGCAATTGTGTGTATAAGTGATATCAAAGTAAACAAAAGATTTGAGCCAATACTTGATTACCATTTCATCCTTAGAGTCCTCCAAAAAGACTGTTTGTTTGCAGTGCCCTGACAAACTCACCTACAACTAAATTGTTTTACTTCCAGTGTAAGCAAAACCATTTtaagtaatatataaatatgtgttaCTTTGGTAAATGTTACTGGTAAGTCATCAATTAGATAAAACAAACCTGCCTATCTACTTTATGGAAGTAAACCTTGGGGTCTGTTACCAACTTGACCCTCTCTGACAATCAttctgtttttcatattttattaaggTATATGGGGGGGTAGGTAGTgtcaaaaccaaacaaaaatatCTACCTACCTACACCAAATTATGGGAAatgccaaacatttttttattaagtattattattGTGGAATAAATTCCAAGTCCACTGGTCATATAAAGTTTTCCAAATTTACAGAACAGTAACAaccacatgtttttttttttaaaccaactgtATGTTTCAAACAATCATCTACTTaaagtttgtaaaatttgtaaaagAATAATCAGCTACAACATGTTTACTATCACTATATCATCAATTAAATaagaatttttaaattatgttatcaaagtatttaattgattaaatttatagGAATTGTTGCATAACAAAATCTTTCAATActgaaaaaatacatcataaatTTGTACTAAATTCTTTCTTCCAGAATTTCATAAGTGGGTATAGAATAGTTAAAATTTCACCAAATTGAAAGGTCATTAATTGATTTTACTaatttacaaagttttttttacgattttttttcacaaaaatatttttagcatGCAAAACTATGAAAAGCAAAACAAGTGTTACACTTATGGAACTCTATCATCACAGTAacaaaatcaaagtaaaaattGTACTGAAATTCCAACATTGAGAATTACATATCTTGCAAATTTAAATTCCACCCAATTGtcaaaatcatattaaataaattgattttatgatatgtttttgttttgtttttcccctgaataaaatattttttattaggcaTATAGAGAATGCAAAATGTGATTTTCAGAATGAGATCTAATTAACATGCATTGAGCTCATCATAAAAAActacataattgttataaaattacCAATTACTTCAACATTGCTGAAATCTTCATACCTGTAGTTTCCAAGGTAGACTCCGTCTGGGTTCAACATGGGAACTATTTTGAACACAATGTGTTCTCGTAATGTTTTAGCTACTGGATGATTGCCTATTAAAAAGTCCATAAAACCTGCAAAAGAGatgtttgttgattttcatcAATTTCTGAAATCTGCAATAATGATCCTTGCTAATGAAACtaggtttttttttgttgtatgGTTTTAATAGTTTAAGTCATACAACAGAAGTTCAAAGGAAATCTTTGCAAGGTATAATGAATCTgttaaattcacatttaaaagCCTGATTTTTATCTTCTGtgtgataaatattttgatgaaatatgtagTACAGAAATATGTTGTGCATTATAATAGAGTCATTTTGTGAAATTGGTTAGTCAAAAGGGATACAAAATGGTATAAGTTATAACCATAAACTTTACATATGTTATTGAATCTAAAGTTGTATAAATTCACTGAAAACTTTATtccatatttacaaaaaaagtgtACTctaaagtttcatgaagatcTGATTAAGATTGTGGCCGCTAATGTCCataattttgttcaaaacatttgACCTAATGTCCCATATTTTGACCGGGCCCTAAATTAATTGACATGTATGATTTTTCATAGACAATCATTCTGACCAAAAATTCATAAAGATTTGGGCATCTAAAAACTAAAAATTTTGACCAGACACTACCCATATTCCAATGGGCAAGATTAAGAAATCGTCACAACTTGAATGTAAACCAGTTATTCAAATACTTGACCTATTTGACCTGACATGACCTATATTTGTAGTTTACTGAGATTTCAATAAGatcacattctgaccaagtttcatgcaGTTTGGATACAAATGGCTACTAGATGATTTACAAGTTAAATGTTCAAGACGCACAACAGACAATGACCCATCACAATATTGACCTTTGTTCAGGTAGGCTACAAATGCCCAAAATAACCATGTACTTCCAATAATGGAATCTTAATTGCACTAAATCAATgcattttcaataatacaagaaaaaaaattgcaaaGTGTTGTGACATACCTTGGCATACAAACGAGGCTGGCGTCTCTCCTGGATGGACCCGTGCTGTCAAGAACACAATCCTTTTTGTCTCCTCCGGATACAGATTGTCTGGATGTGTGATGGTTATCAGGTCCAACCGCCGCTGTTGCTGTTCGGAAAAATATATATGGCCTCTTTAACATGTCATAAAGTGGACTAGAGTACTGATTTCAtccaaaacacacacaaaaggCTGAAGCATGAAACAATAGGCTATAAGCTTTGATCAACTCTTAACCTCAATAAGTACAAGCTAACTACATTACAGAAACATACCACTGTGAGACATAACAATTCTCGTGTAAAGAAGTCCATGTTTCTCTTCTCCAGATTGTCCAAGTAGTTCTGAAGGCGAGTGTAGGAATAGGGGTAGCAATAAGAAAACTGGTAGACGTCATCATCTCGATCAAATACGAATGCGAATGACATGACATAGTTCTTTCTGTGATCTGGACATCTGTAGTAGTAAACATGCTTGGCAGGTACTCGAACCCTGAAAGTATTGAAGATTTGTCACACTTCTGCAGCCAGTATAAGATTGGTCAATTCTTCggttaacaaaaatgtttattgataggtcaatatttatccaatactTAAAGCTGaccaattaaaattgttttatgtacaaaCTAGCCACATGGTAACAGCTCTATCATTGATAAAGAAGATTAATAATGGTCTGATTTatcagaaatttgttaaagttaacaacaatattaacgacatcattgttaactttcaaaggtgaaatatttgatgatgtgctcatttgtttaaataaaacaaattcagCAGAAGCAGTTGTCTCAATTCTTGTTAGGACTACTGTAGATTGTAAGTGTATCCTTGAAATGTATACTACAATatagatttgaaagttaacagcgatgaaattaacaatgttgtaaactttaacaaagttctgaacaatcgacccaatGTCTTGTCCGTCACTCAGTAGTTATTTTTAAGGCTAGCAATTTATTGTTCAAAGATATGAATGTATCACTTAATTCTTACCACTTAGGTCTACTCGTTGACTTCACAAATGGAGACATCCCTTCTCTGTATAAAGACTTGGTTTTGCTGAAGTTCACTATGTTAAATATAACTCTCTGAAAAATACAGGGTGAAACCTTTAACTCCATTCAAACTCTACCTATgacacacaataaaaaatgaacaagactTTTAAGCTCCATTTTCCAAGCACATATACCAGAGTGTTTCagtcaaattttgtttttcttgaaaCTTTTTTATATCAGAAGTCTTTGATGGactgactgaaacatatttggtGTAAAACACTTCTGAACTGAACAGTGGTTGAGTGAGTTTGGGTTTAATCAGTCAAAATCTAACATTTCTATTTTAGcttatattttgtatcaaacCCTAGGCTACTATATAAAATTCTGATTTTTAATTCAAGTTGAACACACCCCCACACAAATAACACCAGTGCACGACTTGCTGGTTTGTgcttatttcgaccactgttTCAAAAGTGAAAGAATTAAGTTTTTAACCTGGTCAGCTTTAACATTTTCCACTGTAAAGTTGAACCACACACGAAACCTAGGATTGCATGTGTCTGGGCGGATGAACAAATCATACTCAAACTCGGTTATGTAGTCCACTCTACCAAGATTTCCTAAAACATAGTCTTTTTTATTACACTATCACACATCTTAGGTTagcatttcttttttcattcaatctaTTAAACAAAACCTGCATGCAATTCTGACACCTTTATactagaaaacaaatttgttttatattaattattatttgtttataagaaCGATCGAATAGAAGTTAAATAGTGATACTGATGGATGAATTTACAGCATTGAACAAATCAGATGTcagtttacaaaacaaaaaagttgaaGACTACTCAAATATATATACTCTTTAGAAGGTTAGACAAAGTTGTCTGAAAACTTTCTTACCACATTCAAAGCATGCATCAAAGATCAAGTGGCCTTTCTTAGGTCTCCCAGTGAATCCTGGTGGAACAACAGCAAATTTGTTCACATTGCCAACAACAGGCTCCTCTGTACTGTCAGATTCACTTCCtatcaaaacaaatgtatagcaaataaaacatatcctTAAATGATATATGGCATAATTGTATTGTTGTGCCACATAAATTAAGAGAATCATACCTATGTAACTGAAAAGTACAGAAAGCAAAGTGTAGAAGAAAAATCCCTCCCTCCATCCATCCAAACTTTGGCTGTAAAGTCACTAGAAAGGCAGCTCTGATGTACTATCAAAATGAGATAAAAGTACACTAAGGAGCTCATATATTGCCACACAGCCTAAATGACTGTCTAATGTATTACATTTAATCAATGCATGACAGACACACATGTGTTATATCATACTGCAGGGGGGCATAGTTTTCCACTTTTTTTGGTGGGGTAGGCGattgaaatacatgtaggtGGAACCTACCTTACCAATGCCCTTGTGAAACTAAATTGAGTCAACCTGTGTTTTTAAACATCTAGGTGGAAACAGATAGGATATTATATGTAATTACCAAATGCTTAACTTTTTAgttcaaaaatacttttaaactacAAGTTCTGCTGTTGAAAAAagcagacaaaataaaaaagaaatgttgagTGTGGTTCGCTGTTTTCATCCCTTTGTGTTATACCCAAATAAATCAGGTTACAGTGGCTGATGCTGGCTTTGGCTGAATTGGAAGCATATTTGTTCCCACTAGTCGTACCCATCAGATCGCCCTTAATACTTAGTTGAACAAAATGGCTGCAATACAATttcttaaacaatataaataaaaataaataaataaatatatagaatcCAAGTATAATCAGTTCCATGAAACTAGTAAATATCTCTATTGGTTtaacagttataaatatttatatcaagctGGTTCCGCATCATGTCAATTACTCCCGGGTTCCCATGTTAGTATCAGATTTGTGCGATTTTACCTTGAGTCAGACTCAAAATCTAAACCCAACCCTCCCTTTCAAAGTATGAAGGCTTCATGGCCCCAATTTCCCATTAAAGGCACACAAtttaggttgatgcaaaaaaatattttctcatgttcaatgatcaaaacaaaaaatatcgtatgatttgtgaacagataaaaaatactagccttttaaaaaaaaattttgcTATGCTGCCACAAATTCCCCAGATTAAAAGCCAAAAAATTATCGCTTATATTGTTAAGACTtctgtaaataattattacttGACACAATATTCTAAAGGAAATCATTCTAGCCCAAAAActcaaaatgaacaaattttatgTAAAACTTTTATATGGTTAGTTATAAATAGCTATAAATagcatatttgtaaaaaaatattcataaatcaaacaaagtctattgtttttcaaataaatggcCATTATCAATGgacttttgacattttattgtgcatgaagaaagaaaatatatagaaaGAAATGGAGTATGCACAGAGAAGGGTTTAAAAACAGAGAGTTATGACTTAGGAAAAGTTGAATGCATCAACTTTGATGACTGACAAAATCGAGGGTCAAagcatattgttttgttaattgttgACTGGAAAATGTTTGCTTGTGGCATTCTGTTCTGAATGGAGGTTTCTGGAAATATGAGGTGGGCTGAGTCTATCATGAGGTGGGCTGAGTCTTGAGCCAAGTTGAggttagccacaataatgcatgTTTAGGGAACTTtattaacatttggatattcattttgttccttAAACACCACAAGTCAACTGAGCAGTACCACAGACCTAttaaccatggattggcaactgcccAATATCAgtgaaacgataagaaataataatttacccacaatctTAGCGTGCGCACTTCAAATATCGGAAATTTCCGCTGAATCTCCGATCGGTGATTAACAGCgatcttcggttatttccgccaGCTCTGCTGGCggaattatttttaacaccGATCGACATGTCGCATGAAATATGTTTGTAGTTTGTCATTATTGCATTTTGTCTAAATATCGAAGTATTAATCAGGACCTAATATGTTCctgattaaatttatatttagtttaattaatgttttcctacatgtatatattcggccGATGTCGGACGCCTCGTAAACGACCACACGTTAAGATCTCAGAATGAAATCGCGCTGTACGCGTGAGTTTTAGCTAATCGCATTAACACAGAcgagagttgccaatccatggtttataggtccgtggcagtaccaatgtaaaatatattcttcaactattaCTCCACAATACTTTACACTTcactattaaattaaaaaaaaagttacactttaattatttaaccaataccttttacttattacacttaagtgttttatgaaacacaaataattaatttaattcagATCGACATCTGTCaataaagcatcgccattttgaaaccatctagcaggtgcccATTATCTTTCCCCCCAATATACTTAGTGCTGGggtctgtcattcttggctaggaaaacaacaagtgggttATGGACGTGTAGAGTTGCCAaatcaaaaatcattaaagactctgaagcggctgtttatatggactaagTTGAGGTTCTGGTTTGAGTACGAAGTAGCTTGAATTGTTGATGCATATCGAGTGCAGGCCCAAAAAATTCGGCCACACTTTAAGCAAAGCATGAATCAATTGATATGAATGAGAATCTCTGTTAAAATGATACCGAACCAGGGTGCTAAAATGAACTACTCAGTCAACTGTAGTGTAGTTGTAAACCAAGgcaaacatcaacaacaaacgAAGAGTAATAAGTGATAGATTATGTACGGGAATTCGTTTAAACCTTTATCTttcagataaaatatatatcttttattggAGTTTTCCTTGCAAAGAAAATACGTGAtcaataatttcgaaatagattatctcaaacaaaataaatcatttctaaCCAGAATCAGCCTTTTTATCCGCCATCTTGGTTCCTATAAACAAAGACTGGTTACCAAATATCACACCAATCGCATCGCTAAGAGGCGAAAAACAGGTGCTCGGTTAAACCAGTCATCGTCAATAAAGgatactatttaaaataaaaccgatgtttttttaatcagtttACTTGATTcgtataaacatttgtaattgtttttattgcagGGTATGAATCAtgcattaaatcattttatcatcttcatatttcaacaaaacttaGTCAAATTTCCCGCCATATTCATGATGAAACAAAGTATACATTCGTACGCGCTGTTAAATAGTGCCAAAAATAACCAAGGAAACGGTTATTTGTGATTGTTTGACATtggttataaataaatataagcaaaacaAGCATCTAAAGGTATTTTTAGAATCATAGAAAATTGTGATCTCAGACGTATTTCGTAAGCcttgaaaaatgaatattcatgAGCTGATTTGGTTTCAGATGGTGACGTTCTGATTGTGTTTCTAGTTAGTTTGTGTTTTCAcatctatatttgattttatttagttGATTAATAAACCATCTCTATTGGAATCGTTTTGTTGTTCTTGTTCCTTTAAGTAGATGTAGTTTCTTGTCTTGTTAGACATGTTCTTGTTGAATTTGCTGGTTTGAATTCATTTGTTAATAAGCACGCCATTTTCTTTTGGTTCCATTATTTTCTGAAAGTCTGTCAATAGTGAAAATACACCTCTGGCAATCTGACACTATTCGTTTATTGAAAATAGGACTTTTAACACTCAAACTTTGGTGAGTATGGTGGTATTTCATTCTTTAATTCGTAATAACGCATAACTGTGTGGATTTTGTTAATCAATGTCTTGATATTTTGCCTAAAATCAATTTTCCGAGAACTTCATGTTCATTGACGTTAGCTTTGTAAATTTTCAATGAGATCCTGAATTTTTCTGGAAATGCGTAGATTTCTAGCTTATTTTGGCTTCATTTTCAACTTTTAGTTGTTTTGTTTCTCGATCGTTAAGGATTTTTTGGACGGTTGCGACATTTTTAATCTGtaatttattaaagaaaaatgttaattataagTAAATGAAAGCTTGTTGGACATCTTTTATTTGAGTACCTATGCAATATGTTcatcttatttttgacattgCAACAACGAAATGTTCAATTGAAAATGGTTTAACCCTCGTTCATCTGGCGCTAGAATCATCGGACATTGTGCACGTGCTACATAAATTGCAGCCGATCATTTGAAATTCATCGCTTGACCATCGGAGTGGGATTGATTTATCAATTTTGTGTTGGTCTCTCATTTATTTGCCTTTTTCGGTGAAGAAATATTAATGAATGGATTGCGAGGTATTTGGTAGCATTAAATGtaactaaaatatataatttcactTCATTATTGGTAAACTAggattattttcattgatataatAGCTTCTGTAAATAAACGTCTTTGGAACTACTTTTTGTTCGATTACACGCGTGTGTAAACTTCAGAGCGCGTGCCACTTATACCGTAACGGGACGTTTTGATTGGTTATTATCGGCAGCTGGCAGCATCTGGGCCCTCCCACAAAAATATCGGGAGGTCATGAAGTAACTTAATCATCACTTGTGCTTTAGACTGTAGTAGATTCagttctatgttttaaattttttgttCGCCGATTCAGGCAGTGGATACACTAAACCATCAAAATTCTTCCAATAAATAACATACCCGTGGTGTACCAGAATCCATTTGCGCAGATGCAGGTgagaacaattttaaatgtttttgtctttgaGTTGGACTCAAATAAGAATGTcaatgtacatacacatgtgcaATTTATTATTGATCGTAGTTAAGTAGTGATTTAATGTATTGGTAGATGTACAACACATTTCAAATTTACGAAGATTCATTTTATACTGTACTGTATAGTGaatttttcacaaataaatattttgttcatgaaattgttagcattaattttatttgattggGATAATGTGAATGTTATATGATAACACATACAAGTTACAAAAAATACACTActtacaagtttaataaatcATTGTCAGAGGGCACAATTGTAtgctttgttaaaattataataactaTTATACTTGTGGCTACTCGGAACAGCAGTTTGTGCACATGTATTATCATCAAACTACTCCATAAAAGGTAAAATTGCTTTTCTGCATGAATGAAGACACACGCCAGCTGTCACCAAATTTAATGCATCAATACATGGATTTAGATATTCAAAAAATTGCCATAGAAATAATTTTGAACGAAAAGAATagtttaaattcatttacaaatatttggtTGTTAATACTATTCACACAATAtcttttgttgaaattgaacaAAGAATTGAATAAATTGAAGAATTTTGTAGTTATTTGAATTGCTTTTATAGATAGGAAGCCTTTAATAAAGCTTTGTGAATAGTTGATGTAAGGTCAAGCTGATGAAGTGATTACATATGTTTCAGCAGCATGTGATGTTGAACTGGTTGTTATTacagttatttaaaaacaacaacttgaaACAGATTAATTTCAAGTCATGCTGATGATAATTCTCAAAAAACATGGCATTTAACATGTCTAATGTACATGTT comes from the Mya arenaria isolate MELC-2E11 chromosome 13, ASM2691426v1 genome and includes:
- the LOC128212977 gene encoding cytosolic carboxypeptidase 6-like isoform X2, translating into MADKKADSGSESDSTEEPVVGNVNKFAVVPPGFTGRPKKGHLIFDACFECGNLGRVDYITEFEYDLFIRPDTCNPRFRVWFNFTVENVKADQRVIFNIVNFSKTKSLYREGMSPFVKSTSRPKWVRVPAKHVYYYRCPDHRKNYVMSFAFVFDRDDDVYQFSYCYPYSYTRLQNYLDNLEKRNMDFFTRELLCLTVQQRRLDLITITHPDNLYPEETKRIVFLTARVHPGETPASFVCQGFMDFLIGNHPVAKTLREHIVFKIVPMLNPDGVYLGNYRCSLMGFDLNRHWQEPSPWAHPTLYATKNLLMEYDRDEKLIVDFFIDLHAHSTLMNGFMYGNTFEDIDRYERQSVFPKLLCGNAEDFSLANTNFNRDAVKAGTGRRTLGGCLDDNSHCYTLEVSFYSYQTSSTGQAMPYTEEGYMKLGRNLARTFIDYYKLAGVVSQKPSSSIVPKPGAYRIRDRNQQDRSETAYDEKPSRSER
- the LOC128212977 gene encoding cytosolic carboxypeptidase 6-like isoform X1 yields the protein MADKKADSGSESDSTEEPVVGNVNKFAVVPPGFTGRPKKGHLIFDACFECGNLGRVDYITEFEYDLFIRPDTCNPRFRVWFNFTVENVKADQRVIFNIVNFSKTKSLYREGMSPFVKSTSRPKWVRVPAKHVYYYRCPDHRKNYVMSFAFVFDRDDDVYQFSYCYPYSYTRLQNYLDNLEKRNMDFFTRELLCLTVQQRRLDLITITHPDNLYPEETKRIVFLTARVHPGETPASFVCQGFMDFLIGNHPVAKTLREHIVFKIVPMLNPDGVYLGNYRCSLMGFDLNRHWQEPSPWAHPTLYATKNLLMEYDRDEKLIVDFFIDLHAHSTLMNGFMYGNTFEDIDRYERQSVFPKLLCGNAEDFSLANTNFNRDAVKAGTGRRTLGGCLDDNSHCYTLEVSFYSYQTSSTGQAMPYTEEGYMKLGRNLARTFIDYYKLAGVVSQKPSSSIVPKPGAYRIRDRNQQDRSETAYDEKPPMSSQDDRQTGSRRPYMYTRQSDLSINSTSNFNDVSTNIRLQLREREKERKQY